The proteins below are encoded in one region of Planctopirus limnophila DSM 3776:
- the polA gene encoding DNA polymerase I, producing MRRDPTSKNRTADEVNPRDLFSDLEPEPQSQLPPAITPSPEDSQTTEQSPAAMNSPGTESTKDTAVPTIPRERAWLIDVFGVMFQVFHAIPPMTSPAGQPTNAVFGFCRDLLWLIEKQKPTWLICAMDSPGPGIRESWYPEYKANRTEMPEDLRPQIPLLKEVFEAFGLPIIQQDGWEADDVLASLAAQFARHGTDVAIVTNDKDARQLLTPQIQIYNLRKMTWFNEASLLEEWGIRPDQVVDFQGLVGDAVDNVPGVPLVGPKKAAALLQQFETLEGVLAHADQAPGAKLKENLKNFAEQARLSQKLVRLNTELQLDFDPEAGRHFRPDVEKLQALFRRLGFRKLVDEAARVLGQVPSSAASTTQNSATTTPSLNDGNPAENSLFSAPENNTVVPSKPLQRLERTWEMVNTPEGLAALSRQLPLLTQICIDLETTGLDPLRDEIVGWAIAWAAQHGQPGRAVYLPVLGPPGSVLLDGTAVVQTLKPILENPQCQLINQNVKFDLLAMRKVGIRPATIGLDTMVGDYLLDAGARSHNLEVLGQKYLSAATIPISDLLGSGKNQKTMNQIEIERVAEYATEDAELVVRMAPIIESQLQEAGLWKLYDEVEKPLIPVLADMEFKGIKVDVPELERQSQELSITLARLMSEIHELAGREFNIDSPMQLRKILFEELKLPVQKKTKTGPSTDQEVLELLAPLHPLPAKITEHRHLTKLKGTYLDALPLLVHPQSGRIHTSFNQVVAATGRLSSSDPNLQNIPIRTPEGSRIRRAFVSCDPEWRLVCADYSQIELRMLAHFSQDPALVSAFEHGEDIHRLVAAQVHQVALEDVTSDMRRIAKAVNFGVMYGQSPYGLSAALGISREAATTFIDEYFTRYAGVTTFMENVLDECLATGYARTILGRRRPIEGVRGPRERNRNRNMAERTGINTVIQGSAADLIKMAMIRVHHRLERENHPGQLLLQIHDELVLEAPAHLAEELGALVSEEMTKALPLDVPLEVDVAIGTNWLDAQ from the coding sequence ATGCGTCGAGATCCAACTTCCAAAAACCGTACGGCCGATGAAGTGAATCCGCGCGATCTGTTTTCCGATCTTGAACCCGAGCCACAATCTCAGCTCCCACCTGCAATCACTCCTTCGCCCGAAGACTCTCAAACAACCGAGCAATCTCCAGCGGCGATGAATTCTCCAGGCACAGAGAGCACTAAAGACACCGCTGTTCCCACAATACCCAGGGAACGCGCCTGGCTGATCGATGTGTTCGGCGTCATGTTCCAGGTGTTCCATGCCATCCCGCCGATGACCAGCCCTGCTGGTCAGCCAACCAATGCGGTCTTTGGCTTTTGCCGCGATCTCCTGTGGCTCATCGAAAAGCAGAAGCCCACCTGGCTCATCTGCGCCATGGATAGCCCGGGCCCCGGGATTCGCGAATCGTGGTATCCAGAATACAAGGCAAATCGTACCGAGATGCCCGAAGATCTCAGACCACAAATCCCTCTCCTGAAAGAGGTTTTCGAAGCCTTTGGACTCCCCATCATTCAGCAGGATGGCTGGGAAGCTGACGACGTACTCGCTTCGCTGGCTGCACAATTTGCCAGGCATGGAACAGATGTCGCCATTGTCACGAATGATAAAGATGCCCGCCAACTCCTGACGCCGCAAATTCAGATCTATAACCTCAGGAAAATGACCTGGTTCAACGAAGCCTCCTTGCTCGAAGAGTGGGGCATCAGGCCTGATCAGGTAGTGGACTTTCAAGGACTGGTCGGGGATGCCGTCGATAACGTACCCGGTGTGCCGCTGGTCGGGCCCAAAAAGGCAGCGGCTCTCTTGCAGCAGTTTGAGACTTTGGAAGGGGTTCTGGCCCATGCCGATCAGGCCCCGGGTGCCAAGCTGAAAGAAAACCTGAAGAACTTTGCGGAACAAGCCCGGCTCAGCCAGAAACTCGTCCGGCTCAACACAGAACTTCAACTCGATTTTGACCCGGAAGCGGGCCGACACTTCCGTCCCGATGTAGAAAAGCTGCAGGCACTGTTCCGGCGCTTAGGCTTCCGTAAACTGGTCGATGAAGCCGCCAGAGTCCTGGGACAGGTTCCATCCTCCGCAGCGAGCACAACTCAAAATTCGGCGACCACTACACCATCGTTGAATGATGGGAATCCTGCTGAGAATTCACTCTTCTCAGCGCCTGAAAACAACACTGTGGTACCATCCAAGCCTTTACAAAGGCTGGAGCGAACCTGGGAAATGGTGAACACTCCGGAAGGACTCGCAGCGCTCTCCCGGCAATTGCCATTGCTCACGCAAATCTGCATCGATCTGGAAACAACCGGGCTCGACCCTTTGCGAGATGAAATCGTGGGCTGGGCCATTGCCTGGGCAGCCCAGCATGGCCAGCCAGGCAGGGCGGTTTATCTGCCTGTCCTCGGGCCTCCAGGAAGCGTGCTGCTTGACGGAACTGCAGTCGTTCAGACGCTCAAGCCCATTCTCGAAAATCCCCAATGCCAACTGATCAATCAGAATGTGAAGTTTGACCTGCTGGCCATGCGCAAGGTGGGGATTCGACCCGCCACCATCGGGCTGGACACCATGGTGGGTGACTACCTGCTCGATGCGGGAGCGCGTTCGCATAACTTGGAAGTTCTGGGGCAAAAGTATCTCTCTGCCGCCACGATTCCGATCTCGGATCTGCTGGGAAGTGGCAAAAACCAGAAGACCATGAATCAGATCGAGATCGAGCGCGTCGCCGAGTATGCCACCGAAGATGCTGAACTGGTCGTGCGCATGGCACCCATCATTGAATCACAACTCCAGGAGGCTGGACTTTGGAAGCTGTACGATGAAGTTGAAAAGCCGCTGATTCCGGTACTGGCCGATATGGAGTTCAAAGGGATCAAGGTCGATGTCCCTGAACTCGAACGGCAGAGCCAGGAGCTATCGATCACGCTGGCCCGGTTGATGTCCGAAATTCATGAACTGGCGGGCCGGGAGTTCAATATCGATTCCCCTATGCAATTGCGAAAAATCCTCTTTGAAGAACTAAAGCTGCCAGTTCAAAAGAAAACCAAGACTGGCCCCAGTACCGATCAGGAAGTGCTCGAACTTCTGGCACCCTTGCATCCTTTGCCTGCGAAAATTACCGAGCACAGGCATCTGACCAAGCTCAAAGGGACATACCTCGATGCACTGCCACTCCTGGTTCATCCGCAGTCGGGGCGTATTCATACCTCGTTCAATCAGGTGGTGGCTGCGACCGGCCGGTTAAGTTCCAGCGATCCGAATCTGCAGAATATCCCTATTCGGACTCCAGAAGGGAGCCGCATTCGCAGGGCCTTTGTTTCGTGCGACCCGGAGTGGCGACTTGTCTGTGCCGATTACTCGCAGATCGAACTACGCATGCTGGCCCATTTCAGCCAGGATCCGGCACTGGTTTCCGCTTTTGAACACGGTGAGGACATCCATCGCCTCGTGGCGGCTCAAGTGCATCAGGTGGCCCTGGAAGATGTCACCAGTGACATGCGCCGCATTGCGAAAGCGGTGAATTTCGGCGTGATGTACGGCCAGAGCCCTTATGGTCTCAGTGCCGCACTCGGGATTAGCCGAGAAGCCGCCACGACTTTTATCGATGAGTATTTTACGAGGTATGCAGGTGTCACGACCTTTATGGAAAACGTGCTCGATGAATGCCTCGCAACTGGCTATGCACGGACAATCCTTGGTCGCCGCCGGCCCATTGAGGGAGTACGCGGCCCCCGTGAACGCAATCGAAATCGAAACATGGCCGAACGCACGGGGATCAACACGGTAATTCAAGGGTCAGCTGCTGATCTGATCAAAATGGCGATGATTCGAGTTCATCATCGGCTCGAACGCGAGAATCATCCGGGGCAACTTCTGTTACAGATTCATGATGAACTCGTTCTCGAAGCTCCTGCTCATCTGGCAGAAGAGTTGGGTGCCCTCGTCAGTGAAGAAATGACAAAGGCCTTACCTTTGGATGTCCCACTGGAAGTGGATGTGGCCATTGGTACCAACTGGCTCGACGCTCAATAA
- a CDS encoding ABC transporter ATP-binding protein, translated as MNHMSDDETQAVPPDQVQQPTPLDNEDFEKAASSPAGAAEEASDQIAWADPNHAISLHNVTHRYQGKKALDRVSFVVEKGALHGFVGPNGAGKTTSLKLVCTLLQPQAGRVRVFGEDVVDNIRKVRTMIGFMPDHFSTYRQMTVNEYLDFFAAAYGLPPARRIEVIEQVLSLVDMNHRQNDLISGLSRGMQQRVGLARVLVNDPELLLLDEPASGLDPRARIELMDILRALRSMGKTIFISSHILSELAELCDAVTIIDRGEIRFSGRIGDLLTNPQNRHTLRFEFAPGSPEMREALAQIEGVVSAEKSGEGAGYRVEFDPARLDANQLVVRVASLGVPLVSFSEDRRQLNEAFMDLTTAGVR; from the coding sequence ATGAATCACATGTCGGATGATGAAACTCAGGCGGTCCCTCCTGATCAAGTCCAGCAGCCGACTCCACTGGACAATGAAGACTTTGAAAAAGCGGCGTCTTCTCCCGCTGGTGCTGCTGAAGAGGCGTCAGATCAGATTGCCTGGGCCGATCCCAACCATGCGATCTCGCTGCATAACGTCACGCATCGTTATCAGGGAAAGAAGGCTCTGGATCGCGTCTCATTTGTCGTTGAAAAAGGAGCGCTGCATGGGTTCGTCGGGCCCAATGGAGCGGGTAAGACCACTTCGCTGAAACTGGTCTGCACGTTATTGCAGCCACAAGCCGGGCGCGTGCGCGTCTTTGGCGAAGATGTCGTCGATAACATTCGTAAAGTCCGCACGATGATCGGCTTCATGCCCGATCACTTCAGTACCTACCGGCAGATGACTGTCAACGAATATCTCGATTTCTTTGCAGCGGCCTATGGGTTGCCACCAGCCCGCCGCATCGAAGTGATCGAGCAGGTGCTGTCGCTGGTGGATATGAACCATCGCCAGAACGATCTGATCAGCGGGCTTTCGCGAGGCATGCAGCAACGCGTGGGGTTGGCGCGAGTGCTGGTCAATGATCCGGAACTTTTACTGCTCGATGAACCAGCTTCAGGGCTGGATCCGCGAGCACGTATTGAGTTGATGGATATTTTGAGAGCCCTGCGGAGCATGGGCAAAACAATCTTCATCAGCTCGCATATTCTTTCGGAACTGGCCGAACTGTGTGATGCCGTCACGATCATCGACCGGGGAGAAATTCGCTTCTCAGGCCGCATTGGTGATCTGCTGACCAATCCCCAGAATCGCCACACGTTGCGATTCGAGTTTGCTCCTGGTTCACCCGAAATGCGAGAAGCTCTGGCTCAGATCGAAGGGGTTGTTTCGGCGGAAAAATCGGGCGAAGGGGCCGGCTATCGCGTCGAGTTTGATCCTGCCCGGCTCGATGCCAATCAACTCGTCGTGCGCGTCGCTTCTCTGGGTGTCCCGCTGGTCAGCTTCAGTGAAGATCGGCGACAACTCAACGAAGCCTTCATGGATCTGACAACGGCTGGTGTTCGTTAA